The Rhodoligotrophos appendicifer sequence GACGACGACTTTGATGCCATCGAGACGTTGTATGGTGTTGGCTACCGCTTCAAGGAAATGTAAAGCGGTCCTTGTCTAGAGGGCCAAGCGCAAAAAGATGGTTGCAGAAGTCCGGCACGAATCCGGTGTTGATGACGATGATCGCGCATTGGATGCGGTCGAACGGCGTGATCAGCTCTCGGCGGCTCGGTCATTCTTCACCTTAAGTCCGTCCAGTCTCACCGCTCGCATCATCCTGCTGAACATCGCAGGATTGATCATCCTCGTGTCCGGCATTCTGTACTTCAACCAGTTTCGGCAAGGCCTCATCGACGCCCGCGTCCAGAGCTTGATGACCCAGGGCCATATCATCGCCGGCGCCATCGCGGCCTCTGCGACGGTTGATACGGACTCGATCGTCGTGGACCCTGACCGCCTGCTGGATCTTCAGACAGGCAATCGGTCAGGGCCGGACGCCGACGAATCCAGAAGTTTCGAATTTCCGATAAACCCGGAGAGAGCTGGCCAGATTCTCCGACGCCTGATTTCTCCCACCAAGACCCGCGCTCGCATTTATGATCGTGAGGGCATCCTGGTCGTCGATTCTCACTATCTCTATGGCCGCGGCGAGATCCTGCGCTTCGAACTTCCCCCGCCAGATAGTTCGCCGCAGAGCGTTGTCATCGACCTCTGGCATGGCTTTAACAACTGGCTGTTTTCAAACGAATATCCGCTCCAGAAGGAATACGGAAATGACAACGGGAAGGATTTTCCGGAAGTCACTGCATCGCTGAACGGTGCGGCCGTCAGCGTCGTAAGGGTCAACGAAAAGCACGAAATCATCGTTTCTGTGGCAGTGCCGATCCAACGCTTCAGAGCTGTCCTCGGCGCCTTGGTGCTCTCCACCCAGGGCGGCGACATCGACGACACCTTGCGTGGGGAGCGACGCATAATTCTCTTCACCTTTATGTTCGCTGCGCTCGTGACTGTGCTTCTGTCGGTGCTGCTGGCAGGCACCATCGCGGAACCGATCCGACGTCTGGCTTTGGCGGCCGAGCGGGTCCGGCATGGGGTGAACAAGCGCGTGGAGATCCCGGATTTCTCATCTAGGCGGGATGAGATCGGGCATCTGTCGATCGCCCTGCGTGACATGACCAATGCCCTCTATAGCCGCATCGCGGCCATTGAGAATTTTGCAGCCGATGTCTCGCACGAACTGAAAAATCCTCTCACATCGTTGCGCAGCGCCGTCGAAACACTGGACTACATCAAGAATGATGGTCAGCGGCAGCGTCTTCTCGCTATCATCAAGGACGACCTGAAGCGGCTGGATCGGCTGATCACGGATATCTCGGATGCCTCGCGCCTGGACGCGGAATTGGCTCGTTCCGAGTCCAGGACCATCGATATCGTTGAACTGCTTAACATGGTGATCAGCATTGCGAATGAAACGCGCAATGGCGATCAGGCGGAGATCGTTCTCCGGATCATTCCACCTCCTGACAATGTTGAAGATGCCTTCCTTGTAACGGGGCATGACATCCGGCTAGGTCAGGTCATTCGCAATTTGTTGGACAATGCTCGCTCGTTCTCGCCCGCTGACAGCACCATACGGGTG is a genomic window containing:
- a CDS encoding sensor histidine kinase, with product MVAEVRHESGVDDDDRALDAVERRDQLSAARSFFTLSPSSLTARIILLNIAGLIILVSGILYFNQFRQGLIDARVQSLMTQGHIIAGAIAASATVDTDSIVVDPDRLLDLQTGNRSGPDADESRSFEFPINPERAGQILRRLISPTKTRARIYDREGILVVDSHYLYGRGEILRFELPPPDSSPQSVVIDLWHGFNNWLFSNEYPLQKEYGNDNGKDFPEVTASLNGAAVSVVRVNEKHEIIVSVAVPIQRFRAVLGALVLSTQGGDIDDTLRGERRIILFTFMFAALVTVLLSVLLAGTIAEPIRRLALAAERVRHGVNKRVEIPDFSSRRDEIGHLSIALRDMTNALYSRIAAIENFAADVSHELKNPLTSLRSAVETLDYIKNDGQRQRLLAIIKDDLKRLDRLITDISDASRLDAELARSESRTIDIVELLNMVISIANETRNGDQAEIVLRIIPPPDNVEDAFLVTGHDIRLGQVIRNLLDNARSFSPADSTIRVRLRRVSGEVEICVDDDGTGIRPESMDKIFDRFHTDRPEGSFGQNSGLGLSISKQIVEAHRGRIWAENRYGPPSGEFGEKPVLGARFLVRLRPIDNDE